One segment of Marinitoga hydrogenitolerans DSM 16785 DNA contains the following:
- a CDS encoding subclass IId bacteriocin thuricin17 translates to MPTPEMVTSDITCWSCLACAFCGLSFTVISALSGLSTAS, encoded by the coding sequence ATGCCAACGCCAGAAATGGTTACAAGCGATATAACTTGTTGGAGCTGTTTAGCTTGTGCTTTTTGTGGGCTATCTTTTACAGTTATTTCAGCTTTATCAGGATTAAGCACAGCCTCTTAA